From one Papio anubis isolate 15944 chromosome 12, Panubis1.0, whole genome shotgun sequence genomic stretch:
- the KCNJ5 gene encoding G protein-activated inward rectifier potassium channel 4 isoform X2, with product MAGDSRNAMNQDMEIGVTPWDPKRIPKQAREYVPIATDRTRLLAEGKKPRQRYMEKSGKCNVHHGNVQETYRYLSDLFTTLVDLKWRFNLLVFTMVYTVTWLFFGFIWWLIAYIRGDLDHVGDQEWIPCVENLSGFVSAFLFSIETETTIGYGFRVITEKCPEGIILLLVQAILGSIVNAFMVGCMFVKISQPKKRAETLMFSNNAVISMRDEKLCLMFRVGDLRNSHIVEASIRAKLIKSRQTKEGEFIPLNQTDINVGFDTGDDRLFLVSPLIISHEINEKSPFWEMSQAQLHQEEFEVVVILEGMVEATGMTCQARSSYMDTEVLWGHRFTPVLTLEKGFYEVDYNTFHDTYETNTPSCCAKELAEMKREGRLLQYLPSPPLLGGCAEAGLDAEAEQNEDDEPKRLGPSVSQDQVTSLSQV from the exons ATGGCTGGTGATTCTAGGAATGCCATGAACCAGGACATGGAGATTGGAGTCACTCCATGGGACCCCAAGAGGATTCCCAAACAGGCCCGCGAATATGTCCCCATTGCCACAGACCGCACGCGCCTGCTGGCCGAGGGCAAGAAGCCGCGCCAGCGCTACATGGAGAAGAGCGGCAAGTGCAATGTGCACCACGGCAACGTCCAGGAGACCTACCGGTACCTGAGTGACCTCTTCACCACCCTGGTGGACCTCAAGTGGCGTTTCAACCTGCTCGTCTTCACCATGGTTTACACCGTCACCTGGCTGTTCTTCGGCTTCATTTGGTGGCTCATTGCTTACATCCGGGGTGACCTGGACCATGTTGGTGACCAAGAGTGGATCCCTTGTGTTGAAAACCTCAGTGGCTTCGTGTCCGCTTTCCTGTTCTCCATTGAGACGGAAACAACCATTGGGTATGGCTTCCGAGTCATCACAGAGAAGTGTCCGGAGGGGATTATACTCCTCTTGGTTCAGGCCATCCTGGGCTCCATCGTCAATGCCTTCATGGTGGGGTGCATGTTTGTCAAGATCAGCCAGCCCAAGAAGAGAGCTGAGACTCTCATGTTTTCCAACAACGCGGTCATCTCCATGCGGGACGAGAAGCTGTGCCTCATGTTCCGGGTGGGTGACCTCCGCAACTCCCACATCGTAGAGGCCTCCATCCGAGCCAAGCTCATCAAGTCCCGGCAGACCAAGGAGGGGGAGTTCATCCCCCTGAACCAGACCGACATCAACGTGGGCTTCGACACGGGCGACGACCGCCTCTTCCTGGTGTCTCCTCTGATCATCTCCCACGAGATCAACGAGAAGAGCCCTTTCTGGGAGATGTCTCAGGCTCAGCTGCATCAGGAGGAGTTCGAAGTCGTGGTCATTCTAGAAGGGATGGTGGAAGCCACAG GCATGACCTGCCAAGCCCGGAGCTCCTACATGGATACAGAGGTGCTCTGGGGCCACCGATTCACACCAGTCCTCACTTTGGAAAAGGGCTTTTATGAGGTGGACTACAACACCTTCCACGACACCTATGAGACCAACACACCCAGCTGCTGTGCCAAGGAGCTGGCAGAAATGAAGCGGGAAGGCCGGCTCCTCCAGTACCTCCCCAGCCCCCCGCTGCTGGGGGGCTGTGCTGAGGCAGGGCTGGATGCAGAGGCTGAGCAGAATGAAGACGATGAGCCCAAGAGGCTAG GGCCCTCCGTGAGCCAGGACCAGGTCACATCTCTCAGCCAAGTCTAG
- the KCNJ5 gene encoding G protein-activated inward rectifier potassium channel 4 isoform X1, which yields MTDSKKRHALFSIPAMAGDSRNAMNQDMEIGVTPWDPKRIPKQAREYVPIATDRTRLLAEGKKPRQRYMEKSGKCNVHHGNVQETYRYLSDLFTTLVDLKWRFNLLVFTMVYTVTWLFFGFIWWLIAYIRGDLDHVGDQEWIPCVENLSGFVSAFLFSIETETTIGYGFRVITEKCPEGIILLLVQAILGSIVNAFMVGCMFVKISQPKKRAETLMFSNNAVISMRDEKLCLMFRVGDLRNSHIVEASIRAKLIKSRQTKEGEFIPLNQTDINVGFDTGDDRLFLVSPLIISHEINEKSPFWEMSQAQLHQEEFEVVVILEGMVEATGMTCQARSSYMDTEVLWGHRFTPVLTLEKGFYEVDYNTFHDTYETNTPSCCAKELAEMKREGRLLQYLPSPPLLGGCAEAGLDAEAEQNEDDEPKRLGPSVSQDQVTSLSQV from the exons ATGACGGACAGCAAGAAAAGACATGCTCTGTTTAG CATCCCAGCTATGGCTGGTGATTCTAGGAATGCCATGAACCAGGACATGGAGATTGGAGTCACTCCATGGGACCCCAAGAGGATTCCCAAACAGGCCCGCGAATATGTCCCCATTGCCACAGACCGCACGCGCCTGCTGGCCGAGGGCAAGAAGCCGCGCCAGCGCTACATGGAGAAGAGCGGCAAGTGCAATGTGCACCACGGCAACGTCCAGGAGACCTACCGGTACCTGAGTGACCTCTTCACCACCCTGGTGGACCTCAAGTGGCGTTTCAACCTGCTCGTCTTCACCATGGTTTACACCGTCACCTGGCTGTTCTTCGGCTTCATTTGGTGGCTCATTGCTTACATCCGGGGTGACCTGGACCATGTTGGTGACCAAGAGTGGATCCCTTGTGTTGAAAACCTCAGTGGCTTCGTGTCCGCTTTCCTGTTCTCCATTGAGACGGAAACAACCATTGGGTATGGCTTCCGAGTCATCACAGAGAAGTGTCCGGAGGGGATTATACTCCTCTTGGTTCAGGCCATCCTGGGCTCCATCGTCAATGCCTTCATGGTGGGGTGCATGTTTGTCAAGATCAGCCAGCCCAAGAAGAGAGCTGAGACTCTCATGTTTTCCAACAACGCGGTCATCTCCATGCGGGACGAGAAGCTGTGCCTCATGTTCCGGGTGGGTGACCTCCGCAACTCCCACATCGTAGAGGCCTCCATCCGAGCCAAGCTCATCAAGTCCCGGCAGACCAAGGAGGGGGAGTTCATCCCCCTGAACCAGACCGACATCAACGTGGGCTTCGACACGGGCGACGACCGCCTCTTCCTGGTGTCTCCTCTGATCATCTCCCACGAGATCAACGAGAAGAGCCCTTTCTGGGAGATGTCTCAGGCTCAGCTGCATCAGGAGGAGTTCGAAGTCGTGGTCATTCTAGAAGGGATGGTGGAAGCCACAG GCATGACCTGCCAAGCCCGGAGCTCCTACATGGATACAGAGGTGCTCTGGGGCCACCGATTCACACCAGTCCTCACTTTGGAAAAGGGCTTTTATGAGGTGGACTACAACACCTTCCACGACACCTATGAGACCAACACACCCAGCTGCTGTGCCAAGGAGCTGGCAGAAATGAAGCGGGAAGGCCGGCTCCTCCAGTACCTCCCCAGCCCCCCGCTGCTGGGGGGCTGTGCTGAGGCAGGGCTGGATGCAGAGGCTGAGCAGAATGAAGACGATGAGCCCAAGAGGCTAG GGCCCTCCGTGAGCCAGGACCAGGTCACATCTCTCAGCCAAGTCTAG
- the KCNJ5 gene encoding G protein-activated inward rectifier potassium channel 4 isoform X3 — MAGDSRNAMNQDMEIGVTPWDPKRIPKQAREYVPIATDRTRLLAEGKKPRQRYMEKSGKCNVHHGNVQETYRYLSDLFTTLVDLKWRFNLLVFTMVYTVTWLFFGFIWWLIAYIRGDLDHVGDQEWIPCVENLSGFVSAFLFSIETETTIGYGFRVITEKCPEGIILLLVQAILGSIVNAFMVGCMFVKISQPKKRAETLMFSNNAVISMRDEKLCLMFRVGDLRNSHIVEASIRAKLIKSRQTKEGEFIPLNQTDINVGFDTGDDRLFLVSPLIISHEINEKSPFWEMSQAQLHQEEFEVVVILEGMVEATGMTCQARSSYMDTEVLWGHRFTPVLTLEKGFYEVDYNTFHDTYETNTPSCCAKELAEMKREGRLLQYLPSPPLLGGCAEAGLDAEAEQNEDDEPKRLGGSREARGSV, encoded by the exons ATGGCTGGTGATTCTAGGAATGCCATGAACCAGGACATGGAGATTGGAGTCACTCCATGGGACCCCAAGAGGATTCCCAAACAGGCCCGCGAATATGTCCCCATTGCCACAGACCGCACGCGCCTGCTGGCCGAGGGCAAGAAGCCGCGCCAGCGCTACATGGAGAAGAGCGGCAAGTGCAATGTGCACCACGGCAACGTCCAGGAGACCTACCGGTACCTGAGTGACCTCTTCACCACCCTGGTGGACCTCAAGTGGCGTTTCAACCTGCTCGTCTTCACCATGGTTTACACCGTCACCTGGCTGTTCTTCGGCTTCATTTGGTGGCTCATTGCTTACATCCGGGGTGACCTGGACCATGTTGGTGACCAAGAGTGGATCCCTTGTGTTGAAAACCTCAGTGGCTTCGTGTCCGCTTTCCTGTTCTCCATTGAGACGGAAACAACCATTGGGTATGGCTTCCGAGTCATCACAGAGAAGTGTCCGGAGGGGATTATACTCCTCTTGGTTCAGGCCATCCTGGGCTCCATCGTCAATGCCTTCATGGTGGGGTGCATGTTTGTCAAGATCAGCCAGCCCAAGAAGAGAGCTGAGACTCTCATGTTTTCCAACAACGCGGTCATCTCCATGCGGGACGAGAAGCTGTGCCTCATGTTCCGGGTGGGTGACCTCCGCAACTCCCACATCGTAGAGGCCTCCATCCGAGCCAAGCTCATCAAGTCCCGGCAGACCAAGGAGGGGGAGTTCATCCCCCTGAACCAGACCGACATCAACGTGGGCTTCGACACGGGCGACGACCGCCTCTTCCTGGTGTCTCCTCTGATCATCTCCCACGAGATCAACGAGAAGAGCCCTTTCTGGGAGATGTCTCAGGCTCAGCTGCATCAGGAGGAGTTCGAAGTCGTGGTCATTCTAGAAGGGATGGTGGAAGCCACAG GCATGACCTGCCAAGCCCGGAGCTCCTACATGGATACAGAGGTGCTCTGGGGCCACCGATTCACACCAGTCCTCACTTTGGAAAAGGGCTTTTATGAGGTGGACTACAACACCTTCCACGACACCTATGAGACCAACACACCCAGCTGCTGTGCCAAGGAGCTGGCAGAAATGAAGCGGGAAGGCCGGCTCCTCCAGTACCTCCCCAGCCCCCCGCTGCTGGGGGGCTGTGCTGAGGCAGGGCTGGATGCAGAGGCTGAGCAGAATGAAGACGATGAGCCCAAGAGGCTAGGTGGGTCCAGGGAGGCCAGGGGCTCGGTGTGA